The sequence below is a genomic window from Cicer arietinum cultivar CDC Frontier isolate Library 1 chromosome 6, Cicar.CDCFrontier_v2.0, whole genome shotgun sequence.
AGTACTCAAATTACCTGTAACATGAAATAGTATGAAATTGGGAAGCATTATATCTATGTAATGTAAAGTTGACAGTACCTGGTGCAAACCAAGTGGCAGTAGAGGAGCTGATTTATCCTCTAAGACACCCCAGAATTCTTGCTCATCAGATAACCACATGACAACAGTCTCTGTTAACCTAGCAAGCAAAATTTTCTGTATTTTCTCTTTCCCCAGTAACACATCTCCAGCCACAATTGCTAATTGCTGCAGCTTTGCAAATAATGCCTGCAAATACAGCTACACATGTCGGTACtacaacacacacacacaatatatatatatatatatatatatatatatatatagagagagagagagagagagagagggagagagagagaaatgCACGGGCACACTAAGCGCAGTTAATCGGAAAATGCAAGAAAATACTGAGCCAATATTAGCCATCGTATCATTATGAAactagtgttgtcaaatagtggctATAGCGTAGTGGAAATTTAACAAGCCGCTACTGTTCCACGATATGCAATTCGGTACAAACtacaaagtgttgtcaaatagccgtTATAGTACTGTACGTatcggaatttgaacaaacctcTGTTTCCCATGATTGACAACATTGTATGAAACTCAAATTCTAATAATTCTTGAAAAGACAAGCACAACGGCTAAATATtccaaagaaaaaacaaaacattttaaACACAAAGGGACTGCAAAGCAACAAATAAGAAACAAATCATCAGAGAAGAAAAACAAGGGCAGCAGAAAAAGCAAAGAATAAGAAAGATGACCTGAAATGGAAGTGAAGGCAGTGGGCCAGAATCCCAGTAAAGATCCTCTTTGTTATCACTCAAGTAAATATGTGCATTCAATCGGGTTTTTCCCTCTCTCGAATAGATGAAACTTAAAACATACTGCCGACAGAAGTGATCCCGAAGCTTGTCAAAAGAATGCTGAAGATGTTTCTTCCACTCCTTTAATTCTACACTAGTATTTGTATTGAACCCTACATTTTGCACGAGCCCGCTGTTCAGTTCTTTGCTTTCATTATGCAGCATCCATGTTGATAATACAGCATTTGGTAACAGTTCATCTAGTATGGTAAACGCTATTCCTAATATTGCAAGTTGTTCTGAGTCTGTCTCAGCTCTGAAAGGCACAGCCTCTTTAAGCTCGGGAAGATTGTCGTCATCAGAAGGACCTGGTAGTGCTTTAATAAGAGCATCCATGTATTTATCAAATAGTTGTACGATTCTACTAAGTACATTTCCTCCAAAGTGCAAAATAGCCAACGGTGTTAGCTGTTCCAATATCTCCTGTAGTTTGTACAAATTTCTATGTTATAGAAAGGCAAAGGAAAGCAAAATTACAAGCAAGATCATTCATTTGCACTCATTTGAAGACTCTCATTTGCACATACAAACTGAGATacacaaacaacaacaaaagagaGAAGATGCATTCAAATAAATCCTCATTGCCCTTATTCTTGTTTTCTGTTTCTGATTTGAAATTTCAGTTACTACATTGCTTTACTGCCACAATTGCTTGGAATAAGTAGTTTGCAGGTTTGGCAGAATGTTGGATTGGTCCTTAGGTGTTGCAGCCATTATTAGTGATCTGAGAGAAGGAAAAAGGCCAAACTTCATGCTGATGTACACATTATACATATTTTGGTGTATTTGGTTGGAGCAGAATGCTCACACGTTCAAGGTGCTTCTTATTCTTACTACTGTTGTGTGATAGGAACTTTTTATGGTTTCTCTTGGGTGACTTTCTCATCTCTTCTTCAAAAGAACAATCCTATGAAATATGCAGAAGTATTTAACAggcttttcttctttttattgaaatatCCCCCAGTTACAGGCCCCTAGTCATTCATTGCATGATAACAtttcttcaatttaaaaaatgaaaaatttataaaagaattcTTAGAAAAAGTGTTTCCGGTTTATGGAAAATGTAGTTAATTTAATCAACATTCAAACGGCTATTCATCAACcactttataaacaataaacatAATCAAACTGTTGAGGGTTTAGTTCCTAAACCAGAAAGACTTGTACCAAGAATTCCTCTTGTGAAACTTTCCCAAAAGAAAACATGTAGAAGGAAAGGaggaaaaaaatgtatatactCATTACGGCAGAAACACACATGAAAGTTAATATGTAAcagaaaaatatgcatatatgTTGCACGATAATTAGCAATAGTTACACACCAACTGACAGTACTATAGTTGGTTCCACATACATCACAACAGAACAAGATTCACCAACAGTCATGGCTATCAAGGAACATTTACTATAGATCAAAAATCTGATATGCATCATGAATACCGTCTTTAATAATTTTCTTGACCtaccaacaaatttattttttcattttcactgGCATGCTGTGCtctcaaattatttaattatctccagcataaatatttttagggACAGAAAGAGCAAGAAGAGGGGGGTGGAAATTGAAATGATGAACTTTACTTACTACAACTATGTGCATAAATCGCATTCCACTCTCAACAAGCATGCTACTAGAAGAAGTTGCAATTGCAGAAAGTGAAGAGAGAAACTGTGGCGACAATGGTAAGCATTCAGCCGATTCTGCCATGTCAAGAACTGCTCTTCTTGCACGTCTAAAATTTGATTCTAAAACTTCTTCAACAGAAGGACGCAGAAGCACCAATAGTAATTTAGACattgttaatccttgtggctcCAAGATTGAGCAGTACTTCAGACTAGCTTCAATGCAGATGCTAGCAGAACGTAAGGCAGGCACAGTCTCAGATGATGGTGCATTCTCTTTCACCAATCGTAGAAAATATTCAACTTCCCACTCTGCCCACTGAACAATTCTGTTGGTATCAACAGGAttaactccaaaaatcaaagcAGATTCCTTTATTGTCGATGAAATTACAGAGAAAACAATCTTAGACAATGTAAAAGGAAATGTTTCAGGACAGAATGAACTTGA
It includes:
- the LOC101505042 gene encoding exocyst complex component EXO84C, with amino-acid sequence MESSEEEDDFPSIESIIPQSKVDSLYQSHTEKGIRKLCCELLDLKDAVENLCGNMHSKFLAFLRISEEAVEVKHELIDLQKHISAQGILVQDLMTGVCRELDEWNQSSNDVDEIEHEPELLEPLSNDRNDQKTLFFENIDVLLAEHKFEEALEALDAEERNSAELKGSGNTSSDEGSSYKSALMERKAVLEDQLIGIAEQPSVSFPELKKALDGLIKLGKGPVAHQLMLKFYGSHLHKRIEALLPSSSFCPETFPFTLSKIVFSVISSTIKESALIFGVNPVDTNRIVQWAEWEVEYFLRLVKENAPSSETVPALRSASICIEASLKYCSILEPQGLTMSKLLLVLLRPSVEEVLESNFRRARRAVLDMAESAECLPLSPQFLSSLSAIATSSSSMLVESGMRFMHIVVEILEQLTPLAILHFGGNVLSRIVQLFDKYMDALIKALPGPSDDDNLPELKEAVPFRAETDSEQLAILGIAFTILDELLPNAVLSTWMLHNESKELNSGLVQNVGFNTNTSVELKEWKKHLQHSFDKLRDHFCRQYVLSFIYSREGKTRLNAHIYLSDNKEDLYWDSGPLPSLPFQALFAKLQQLAIVAGDVLLGKEKIQKILLARLTETVVMWLSDEQEFWGVLEDKSAPLLPLGLHQLILDMHFTVEMARFAGYPSRHVHQIASAIIARAIRTFSAKGINPQSALPADEWFVETAKSAINKLLLGASGSETSDIDEDHIIVHDDEDVSDSDTVSSLSTMDSTESFASASMAELDSPSNLSDPDN